One window of Mesorhizobium sp. PAMC28654 genomic DNA carries:
- a CDS encoding 3-hydroxyacyl-CoA dehydrogenase NAD-binding domain-containing protein, with protein sequence MSYTNFTLDIDADGIALVTWNSPDRSMNVFTEEVMRELNAIVDKVAGDAAIKGAVITSGKDTFSGGADITLLQKMLTTFAADKGKDIEKATKGLFDNAGTMTGLFRKLETSGKPWVSAINGTCMGGAFEMSLACHGRVAADSDKVRMALPEVKIGIFPGAGGTQRVPRLTDQQQALQMLTSGQTLSPQKAKSMGLIHEIAEPAKLVETAKAMIRNGLKPVAPWDEKGFKLPGGQIYSPAGFNLWPPAIAILRRETYGNYPAAAAILKCVYEGLLVPFDTALRIEQRYFTEIMQTREAAVMIRSLFVSLQELNKGARRPAGVPETKFKKIGILGAGFMGAGIAYVTAKAGIPVVLLDRDIESAKGKAHSDSLISDQVKKGRAKPDEKDKLLSLITPTADYADLAGCDLVVEAVFEDSAVKKNATEQAEAVLKPSAIFASNTSTIPITGLAKNSTRPKNFIGIHFFSPVDKMMLVEIILGKKTGDKALATAIDFVRAIKKTPIVVNDTRGFYVNRCVLRYMSEAYKMLIEGVPAPMIENAAKAAGMPVGPLALTDETAIDLAQKIMKQTIKDLGDSAVDPKQMTLINTLVDEHGRFGRKNAKGFYDYPAKPAKKKLWPGLRDLYPQLAPEKVDYEELQQRLLVTIALEAARVMEEGIVTDPREADVGSILAFGFAPFTGGALSYIDGIGAKEFVKIAKRLQKKYGAEFKAPKLLLDMAEKGETFYQRFDPYAKSDVKQAA encoded by the coding sequence ATGAGCTACACCAATTTCACCCTCGACATTGATGCCGACGGCATCGCGCTGGTCACCTGGAACAGCCCGGACCGCTCAATGAACGTCTTCACCGAGGAGGTGATGCGGGAGTTGAACGCCATCGTCGACAAGGTAGCTGGCGATGCCGCCATCAAGGGCGCGGTGATCACCTCCGGCAAGGATACGTTCTCCGGCGGCGCCGATATCACCCTGCTGCAGAAGATGCTGACGACCTTCGCCGCTGACAAGGGCAAGGATATCGAAAAGGCCACCAAGGGGCTGTTCGACAACGCCGGCACCATGACCGGCCTGTTCCGCAAGCTTGAGACGTCGGGCAAGCCGTGGGTGTCGGCGATCAACGGCACCTGCATGGGTGGCGCTTTCGAGATGTCGCTGGCCTGCCACGGCCGTGTCGCCGCCGACAGCGACAAGGTCAGGATGGCGCTTCCCGAAGTGAAGATCGGCATCTTCCCCGGCGCCGGCGGAACGCAGCGCGTGCCGCGCCTTACCGATCAGCAGCAGGCGCTGCAGATGCTGACTTCCGGCCAGACGCTGTCGCCGCAGAAGGCCAAATCCATGGGCCTGATCCATGAGATCGCCGAGCCGGCCAAGCTCGTCGAAACCGCCAAGGCGATGATCAGGAATGGTCTTAAGCCGGTAGCGCCGTGGGACGAGAAGGGTTTCAAGCTGCCCGGTGGCCAGATCTATTCGCCCGCTGGTTTCAATCTGTGGCCGCCGGCCATCGCCATCCTGCGTCGCGAAACCTATGGCAATTACCCGGCCGCCGCCGCGATCCTGAAGTGCGTCTATGAAGGCCTGCTGGTGCCGTTCGACACCGCCTTGCGGATCGAGCAGCGCTATTTCACCGAGATCATGCAGACCAGGGAAGCGGCGGTGATGATCCGCTCGCTGTTCGTATCGCTGCAAGAACTGAACAAGGGCGCCCGCCGCCCGGCCGGCGTACCGGAAACCAAATTCAAGAAGATCGGCATCCTCGGCGCCGGCTTCATGGGCGCCGGCATTGCCTATGTGACGGCCAAGGCGGGCATCCCGGTGGTGCTGCTCGATCGTGACATCGAGTCCGCCAAGGGCAAGGCGCATTCCGACAGCCTAATCTCGGATCAGGTGAAGAAGGGCCGCGCCAAGCCGGACGAGAAGGACAAACTGCTGTCGCTGATCACGCCGACGGCCGATTATGCCGATCTTGCCGGCTGCGACCTCGTGGTCGAAGCGGTGTTCGAGGATTCCGCCGTCAAGAAGAACGCCACCGAACAGGCGGAAGCCGTGCTGAAGCCGTCGGCGATATTCGCGTCGAACACCTCGACCATCCCGATCACCGGTCTGGCGAAGAATTCCACCCGGCCGAAGAATTTCATCGGCATCCACTTCTTCTCGCCAGTCGACAAGATGATGCTGGTCGAGATCATCCTCGGCAAGAAAACCGGCGACAAGGCGCTGGCCACGGCAATCGACTTCGTCCGTGCCATCAAGAAGACGCCGATCGTCGTCAACGACACGCGCGGCTTCTACGTGAACCGCTGCGTGCTGCGCTACATGTCGGAAGCCTACAAGATGCTGATCGAGGGTGTGCCGGCACCGATGATCGAGAATGCGGCGAAGGCCGCCGGCATGCCGGTTGGCCCTCTGGCGCTGACCGATGAGACAGCCATCGACCTCGCCCAGAAGATCATGAAGCAGACCATCAAGGATCTCGGCGACAGTGCGGTCGACCCGAAGCAGATGACGCTGATCAACACCTTGGTCGACGAGCACGGCCGCTTCGGCCGCAAGAACGCCAAGGGTTTTTACGACTATCCGGCGAAGCCCGCCAAGAAAAAGCTGTGGCCGGGCCTCAGGGATCTCTACCCGCAGCTGGCGCCCGAGAAGGTCGACTATGAGGAGTTGCAGCAACGGCTTCTGGTCACCATCGCGCTCGAAGCAGCACGGGTGATGGAAGAGGGCATCGTCACCGATCCGCGCGAGGCCGATGTCGGCTCGATCCTGGCCTTCGGTTTCGCACCCTTTACCGGCGGCGCGCTGTCCTACATCGATGGCATCGGCGCGAAGGAGTTCGTGAAGATCGCCAAGCGTCTGCAGAAAAAGTACGGCGCTGAATTCAAGGCGCCCAAGCTTCTGCTCGACATGGCCGAGAAGGGCGAAACATTCTACCAGCGCTTCGATCCCTACGCGAAGAGCGACGTCAAGCAAGCGGCCTGA
- a CDS encoding acetyl-CoA C-acetyltransferase: protein MSEAYVYDAVRTPRGKGKKDGSLHEVPAVRLAAKTLEALRDRNGLDTGNVDDIIFGCVDPVGEAGSVIPRAAAFEAGYDTKAPGMQISRFCASGLDAINLGAAKIAQGADDIVIAGGVESMSRVGMGASGGAWFMDPSVGLPGWFVPQGISADLIATKYGFSRDDVDAYAVESQKRAAHAWEKGRFKNSVIPIKDQNGLTILDRDEHMRPSTDMQSLASLNPSFVMPGEMGGFDAVAVQKHPEIEEVNHVHHAGNSSGIVDGAAAVLLGSKKAGKAMGLKPRARIRTFANIGSEPVLMLTGPVDVTEKLLKRAKMKLSDIDLFELNEAFASVVLRYMQAFDIPHDKINVNGGAIAMGHPLGATGAMIFGTVLDELERRDLNTALVTLCIGAGMGTATIIERV, encoded by the coding sequence ATGTCCGAAGCTTATGTCTATGACGCCGTGCGCACGCCGCGCGGCAAGGGCAAGAAGGATGGCTCGCTGCACGAAGTGCCGGCGGTGCGGCTCGCCGCCAAGACGCTCGAAGCGTTGCGCGATCGCAACGGGCTCGACACCGGCAATGTCGACGACATCATTTTCGGCTGTGTCGATCCGGTCGGCGAGGCCGGTTCGGTCATTCCGCGCGCCGCCGCCTTCGAGGCCGGCTACGACACCAAGGCGCCGGGCATGCAGATCTCGCGCTTCTGCGCCTCCGGTCTCGACGCCATCAATCTCGGCGCCGCCAAGATCGCGCAAGGCGCCGATGACATCGTCATTGCCGGCGGCGTCGAATCCATGTCTCGCGTCGGCATGGGTGCCTCCGGCGGCGCCTGGTTCATGGATCCTTCGGTGGGCCTGCCCGGCTGGTTCGTGCCGCAAGGCATCTCGGCCGACCTGATCGCGACGAAGTACGGCTTTTCGCGCGATGACGTCGACGCCTATGCGGTCGAGAGCCAGAAGCGCGCCGCCCATGCCTGGGAAAAGGGCCGCTTCAAGAATTCGGTCATCCCGATCAAGGATCAGAACGGCCTGACCATCCTCGACCGCGACGAGCACATGCGGCCGTCGACCGACATGCAGTCTCTGGCATCGCTCAATCCGTCCTTCGTCATGCCCGGTGAGATGGGTGGGTTCGATGCGGTCGCGGTGCAGAAGCATCCGGAGATCGAAGAGGTCAATCACGTCCACCATGCCGGCAATTCGTCGGGCATCGTCGATGGCGCGGCGGCTGTTCTGCTCGGCTCCAAGAAGGCCGGCAAGGCGATGGGGCTGAAGCCGCGCGCTCGCATCCGCACCTTCGCCAATATCGGCTCGGAGCCGGTGCTGATGCTGACCGGCCCGGTCGATGTTACCGAGAAGCTCCTGAAACGCGCCAAGATGAAACTCTCGGACATCGACCTGTTCGAGCTCAACGAAGCCTTTGCCTCGGTGGTGCTGCGCTACATGCAGGCCTTCGACATCCCGCACGACAAGATCAACGTCAATGGTGGCGCCATCGCCATGGGTCATCCGCTCGGCGCCACCGGCGCGATGATCTTTGGTACGGTGCTGGACGAACTGGAGCGCCGCGACCTTAACACTGCCCTGGTCACGCTCTGCATCGGTGCCGGTATGGGCACCGCAACCATCATCGAACGCGTCTGA
- a CDS encoding acyl-CoA dehydrogenase family protein codes for MAINPAEVLALPKPAWAADEVGMLYDMAHRFMSEEIAPRYDEFEKNEMVDRESWLKAGSAGLLCASMPEEYGGSGGTFAHESAIIEAIGHVGVDGFGIGLHNAIVAPYILHYGSEEQKKKWLPKLATGALIGAIAMTEPGAGSDLQGVKTRAEKDGNQYKINGSKTFITNGQLANLIIVVTKTDPAKGAKGTSLIVVETDEVEGFQRGRNLDKIGLKANDTSELFFNEMRVPTSNLLGHEEGQGFVQLMQQLPQERLQIGTGAIAMIERALALTIDYVKERKAFGKAIIDFQNTQFKLAELKTEATIGRVFYNDCVARHIAGGLDPVTASMAKYWLSDLQGKVVDECLQLHGGYGYMNEYPIARMFRDARVQRIYGGTNEIMKLLIGRSL; via the coding sequence GTGGCGATAAATCCCGCCGAAGTGCTCGCTTTGCCGAAACCTGCCTGGGCGGCTGACGAGGTCGGCATGCTCTACGACATGGCGCACCGCTTCATGTCGGAGGAGATCGCGCCGCGTTACGACGAGTTCGAGAAGAATGAGATGGTCGACCGCGAGAGCTGGCTGAAGGCAGGTTCCGCCGGTTTGCTCTGCGCCTCGATGCCGGAGGAATATGGCGGCTCGGGCGGCACCTTCGCGCATGAGAGCGCCATCATCGAGGCCATCGGCCATGTCGGCGTCGACGGTTTCGGCATCGGCCTGCACAATGCGATCGTCGCGCCCTACATCCTCCACTACGGCTCCGAAGAGCAGAAGAAGAAATGGCTGCCGAAACTGGCCACTGGCGCGCTGATCGGCGCCATTGCCATGACCGAGCCCGGCGCCGGCTCCGACCTGCAAGGCGTCAAGACGCGCGCCGAGAAGGATGGCAACCAGTACAAGATCAACGGCTCCAAGACCTTCATCACCAACGGCCAGCTCGCCAACCTGATCATCGTCGTCACCAAGACCGATCCGGCCAAGGGCGCCAAGGGCACCTCGCTGATCGTCGTCGAGACCGACGAGGTCGAAGGGTTCCAGCGCGGCCGCAACCTCGACAAGATCGGGCTCAAGGCCAACGACACGTCGGAACTGTTCTTCAACGAAATGCGCGTGCCGACCTCCAACCTGCTCGGCCATGAGGAAGGGCAGGGTTTTGTCCAATTGATGCAGCAATTGCCGCAGGAGCGGCTGCAGATCGGCACCGGCGCCATTGCCATGATCGAGCGCGCGCTGGCGCTGACCATCGACTACGTCAAGGAGCGCAAGGCGTTCGGCAAGGCGATCATCGATTTCCAGAACACCCAGTTCAAGCTGGCCGAACTGAAGACCGAGGCGACCATCGGCCGCGTCTTCTACAATGACTGCGTGGCCCGCCACATTGCCGGCGGTCTCGATCCCGTCACGGCTTCGATGGCAAAGTACTGGCTGTCGGACCTGCAAGGCAAAGTGGTCGACGAATGCCTTCAATTGCATGGCGGCTATGGCTACATGAATGAATATCCGATCGCCCGCATGTTCCGCGATGCCCGCGTCCAGCGCATCTACGGCGGCACCAACGAGATCATGAAATTGCTGATTGGCCGCTCCCTCTAG